From Geomonas agri, one genomic window encodes:
- a CDS encoding electron transfer flavoprotein subunit alpha codes for MTEAKRGVKKPRGKAQLIEGRCIACGGRCESACPVDAVEMTGGGEPEIIASKCIGCVKCVKVCPAQALEVVFTEEERRILEELALASGTDTEEADPETRALAEKLAAYRGVWVFVEQTEGESARVSWELMGKGRELADTLGVPLSAVVIGSHVEELCYHSFCYGADHAYLVDEPVFRHYRTEAYLKAVCRLIESYKPEIVLMGATGLGRDLAGAVATVVGTGLTADCTGLGIDDRRNLMQTRPAFGGNIMATIMCDKFRPQMATVRPHVMPLPERVEGKSGPVIRAASGVMEEDMLTKVLAVVSDRKKDQVDVAGAEFIVSGGRGMMGKENFILLQELADELGGVVGASRSAVDAGWMPHERQVGQTGKTVRPKIYVACGISGAIQHLVGMQDSDLIIAINRDPEAPIFEVAHLGIVGDLFEVVPALTERLRSLKQKAPETAICCNG; via the coding sequence ATGACCGAGGCGAAGCGAGGGGTGAAAAAACCGCGGGGCAAGGCACAGCTGATCGAAGGACGGTGCATCGCCTGCGGCGGACGCTGCGAAAGCGCCTGCCCGGTGGACGCCGTCGAGATGACCGGTGGCGGCGAGCCGGAGATCATCGCGTCCAAGTGCATCGGCTGTGTCAAGTGCGTCAAGGTCTGCCCGGCCCAGGCGCTGGAAGTCGTCTTTACGGAAGAAGAGCGGCGGATACTGGAAGAGCTGGCGCTGGCCAGCGGCACCGATACGGAAGAAGCCGACCCGGAGACGCGTGCCCTCGCGGAGAAGCTGGCGGCCTACCGCGGTGTCTGGGTCTTCGTGGAGCAGACCGAAGGGGAGTCGGCCCGGGTTTCCTGGGAGCTGATGGGGAAGGGGCGTGAGCTGGCCGACACCCTGGGGGTGCCGCTTTCGGCGGTCGTGATCGGGTCGCACGTCGAGGAACTCTGCTACCACTCATTCTGTTACGGGGCGGACCATGCCTACCTCGTGGACGAGCCGGTGTTCCGCCACTACCGCACCGAGGCCTACCTGAAGGCAGTCTGCCGGCTGATCGAGAGCTATAAGCCGGAGATCGTGCTCATGGGAGCGACCGGTCTGGGACGGGACCTGGCCGGAGCCGTCGCCACCGTGGTCGGCACCGGGCTCACCGCGGACTGCACCGGGCTCGGCATCGATGACCGGCGCAACCTGATGCAGACCCGTCCCGCCTTCGGCGGCAACATCATGGCCACCATCATGTGTGACAAGTTCCGTCCCCAGATGGCCACCGTTCGCCCCCACGTCATGCCGCTGCCGGAGCGCGTCGAGGGCAAAAGCGGCCCGGTCATCCGAGCCGCGAGCGGGGTCATGGAAGAGGACATGCTCACCAAGGTGCTGGCGGTGGTCTCGGACCGGAAGAAGGACCAGGTGGACGTCGCTGGCGCCGAGTTCATTGTCTCCGGTGGGCGCGGCATGATGGGGAAAGAGAACTTCATCCTGCTGCAGGAGCTGGCCGACGAGCTGGGCGGGGTTGTCGGCGCCTCGCGCAGCGCCGTAGATGCCGGGTGGATGCCGCACGAGCGGCAGGTGGGGCAGACCGGCAAGACCGTGCGCCCCAAGATCTACGTTGCCTGCGGCATCAGCGGAGCCATTCAGCACCTGGTCGGCATGCAGGACTCCGACCTGATCATCGCCATCAATCGTGACCCGGAGGCGCCCATCTTCGAGGTCGCCCATCTCGGCATCGTGGGTGATCTGTTCGAAGTCGTCCCCGCCCTTACCGAGCGGCTGCGGAGCCTGAAACAGAAGGCGCCGGAAACTGCCATCTGCTGCAACGGGTAA
- a CDS encoding AraC family transcriptional regulator has translation MDRTQAYTERFDRVLRYIERHLDEPLTVERLSRVAHFSKFHFHRQFRLYTGIGVFAYIRLLRLKHASYRLIYRRNERIIDIALDAGFDSPEAFARAFRQMFGQSPSQFRKSPQWQPWKERFRLPPNERSEDMDVKIVEFPETRIAVLAHRGAPEKLDDSALRFIEWRKQSGLSPVKQSLTFGIVYDDPSNVEPEQFRFDICGEVSQEVPENPQGVFNSVIPSGRCAVARHLGSHDRIGDTVYPLCRDWFPKSGEELRDFPLFFNYLNLLPDVAEHELITDIYLPLK, from the coding sequence ATGGACAGGACACAGGCATACACGGAGAGGTTCGACAGGGTGTTGCGCTACATAGAGCGGCACCTGGATGAGCCGTTGACGGTGGAGCGGTTGAGCCGGGTGGCGCACTTCTCCAAGTTCCACTTCCACCGGCAGTTCAGGCTCTATACCGGCATCGGGGTCTTCGCCTACATCCGGCTGCTGCGGCTCAAACATGCCTCTTACCGGTTAATATACCGCCGGAACGAGCGCATCATCGACATCGCGCTGGATGCGGGCTTCGACAGCCCGGAAGCCTTTGCCCGCGCCTTTCGCCAGATGTTCGGACAGTCCCCCTCTCAATTCAGAAAATCACCTCAATGGCAGCCCTGGAAGGAGCGCTTCCGGCTGCCGCCCAACGAAAGGAGTGAAGACATGGATGTGAAGATCGTGGAGTTCCCCGAGACGCGGATCGCGGTCCTGGCCCACCGGGGCGCACCCGAGAAGCTGGATGACTCGGCGCTTCGGTTCATTGAGTGGCGCAAGCAGAGCGGCCTATCGCCGGTAAAGCAGTCACTTACTTTCGGCATCGTCTACGACGATCCCTCCAACGTCGAGCCGGAGCAGTTCCGCTTTGACATCTGCGGCGAAGTTTCACAGGAGGTCCCGGAGAACCCGCAGGGGGTGTTCAACAGCGTCATTCCCAGCGGCCGCTGCGCCGTGGCGCGCCATCTCGGTTCCCACGACCGGATCGGCGACACCGTCTATCCGCTCTGCCGCGACTGGTTCCCGAAAAGCGGCGAGGAGTTGCGTGATTTCCCGCTCTTCTTCAACTACCTGAACCTGCTTCCCGACGTCGCCGAGCACGAACTGATCACCGACATCTACCTGCCGCTAAAGTAG
- a CDS encoding (Fe-S)-binding protein: MSPNPKLFAFLLALSTSAFVIGCYRRFSLVALGRPNYRLDSPGTRFSRMLRLAFGQERVLDRTFGANHFVIFWSFIILAVANAEFLVSGLLPQASLAMLPTPIQHTLLFVFDLVSLLALFGVLFAFARRLFFPEPSLTSDYVKARSPEALLILSLIVVLMLAYFGLHAARIALGSEPASVLPASAFIAANLLAPLGLDAATLASWSWWLHALALLSFLAYLPQSKHMHILTAIPNCFLGDLNRPNTQPREEFARGKHFGVGRVDEFTWKDLFDSFSCTECGRCQETCPAAGTGKSLNPRGVIHAIKTNLLANGAALRTGDTPRLPLIEAAGETKPGEGSTGEAAIWACTTCGACMSVCPVLIEHMPKIVKMRRHLVQMKASFPEELTTFFENIEARSNPWGIAPTERTKWHGTLQVRPFEEGRTEYLLYVGCAGAFDARQKQVTVALATILDAAGVSWGTLGKDERCCGDSLRRLGNEYVFDRTARDNVNLLAERGVKKIVTQCPHCFSTLKNDYRQYGLELEVVHHSELIAALMASGQLELKQRVADLGRVLFHDSCYLGRHNDIYAAPRQVLIAATGDSPAEFVRNAKRSFCCGAGGGRMWQEEQEGERINLNRVREALRQEPDTICVSCPYCLTMMEDGLKDLQGDSVKVKDLAEVVAEGLRA; encoded by the coding sequence ATGTCACCAAATCCCAAACTCTTCGCATTCCTCTTGGCGCTCTCCACCTCCGCCTTCGTCATCGGCTGCTACCGCCGGTTCAGCCTCGTTGCGCTCGGGCGGCCCAATTACCGGCTTGACTCACCGGGGACACGCTTCTCACGCATGCTCCGGCTCGCCTTCGGCCAAGAGCGGGTGCTCGACAGAACTTTCGGCGCGAACCACTTCGTCATCTTCTGGTCCTTCATCATCCTCGCCGTCGCCAACGCCGAATTCCTGGTCAGCGGCCTGCTGCCGCAGGCAAGCCTCGCGATGCTCCCCACGCCGATCCAGCACACGCTGCTCTTTGTCTTCGACCTGGTCTCCCTGTTGGCCCTCTTCGGCGTCCTGTTCGCCTTCGCCCGCAGGCTCTTCTTCCCCGAACCCTCCCTGACCAGCGACTACGTCAAGGCGCGCAGCCCCGAAGCCTTGCTGATCCTTTCCCTGATCGTCGTGCTCATGTTGGCCTACTTCGGCCTTCATGCCGCCCGGATCGCCCTCGGCAGCGAGCCCGCCTCCGTGCTCCCGGCCTCCGCCTTCATCGCTGCCAACCTGTTGGCGCCACTCGGTTTGGATGCCGCCACCCTAGCCAGCTGGTCCTGGTGGCTGCACGCTCTCGCGCTGCTTTCCTTTCTCGCCTACCTTCCGCAGAGCAAGCACATGCACATTCTCACCGCCATCCCCAACTGCTTCCTTGGCGACCTTAATCGGCCCAACACGCAGCCCCGCGAGGAATTTGCCAGGGGGAAGCACTTTGGGGTGGGGCGGGTGGATGAGTTCACCTGGAAGGATCTCTTCGACTCCTTCTCCTGCACCGAGTGTGGCCGGTGCCAGGAAACCTGCCCCGCCGCCGGGACGGGAAAGTCGCTCAATCCCCGCGGCGTAATCCACGCCATCAAGACCAACCTCCTTGCCAACGGCGCTGCCCTCCGCACTGGCGATACACCGCGTCTGCCACTCATCGAGGCGGCTGGAGAGACGAAGCCGGGTGAGGGGAGCACCGGCGAGGCCGCCATCTGGGCCTGCACCACCTGCGGGGCCTGCATGAGCGTTTGTCCGGTGCTCATCGAGCATATGCCCAAGATCGTCAAGATGCGTCGCCACCTGGTGCAGATGAAGGCCTCCTTCCCGGAGGAACTCACCACCTTTTTCGAGAACATCGAAGCCCGTAGCAACCCGTGGGGCATCGCTCCGACCGAACGTACCAAGTGGCATGGCACCCTGCAGGTCAGGCCATTCGAAGAGGGGCGGACCGAATATCTCCTCTACGTCGGCTGCGCGGGAGCTTTCGATGCACGGCAAAAGCAGGTGACGGTGGCGCTCGCCACCATCCTCGACGCGGCCGGCGTTTCCTGGGGCACGCTAGGCAAGGACGAGCGCTGCTGCGGCGACAGCCTGCGCCGCCTGGGCAACGAGTACGTCTTCGACCGCACCGCGCGAGACAACGTCAACCTCCTCGCCGAGCGCGGCGTGAAAAAAATCGTCACCCAGTGCCCGCACTGCTTTTCCACGCTCAAAAACGACTACCGCCAGTACGGCCTCGAACTGGAAGTGGTGCACCACTCGGAACTGATAGCCGCGCTGATGGCGAGTGGTCAACTGGAACTGAAACAGCGGGTGGCGGACCTGGGGCGGGTGTTGTTCCACGACTCCTGTTACCTTGGGCGGCACAACGACATCTACGCGGCACCCCGGCAGGTGCTCATTGCCGCGACCGGAGACTCCCCCGCCGAATTCGTTCGCAACGCAAAGCGCTCCTTTTGTTGTGGTGCCGGAGGCGGGCGGATGTGGCAGGAGGAGCAGGAAGGGGAGAGGATCAACCTGAACCGGGTCAGGGAGGCGCTGCGACAGGAACCCGACACCATCTGTGTCAGTTGCCCGTACTGCCTGACCATGATGGAGGACGGTCTGAAGGATCTGCAGGGGGACTCGGTCAAGGTGAAGGACCTGGCCGAGGTGGTGGCGGAGGGGCTGCGCGCTTGA
- a CDS encoding GAF domain-containing protein gives MGVDADKYHALFEQMAQGAFFQSADGTLTDVNPAALEMFGLTRDEFMGRTSVNPQWRVIGEDGADLRPEQHPSMAALSSGRPVLDSVAGVFNPRRGCFCWFNLNAIPMFRPGESSPYQVFVTMHDISSQKRVSDIHLSRLRVVQYANAHSLDELMANALDEVEKLTDSAIGFYHLFDASTGSVVLKAWSTSTLENFCRVEERNRQYSVDEAGVWVDGLRSGSALIYNDYNSLPHRKGVPPGHASIERILVVPVQRNGEVVAILGVGNKSSDYTEADVHTVTLFADLTWDVAQQKQMQSKLLAKRDELKQANELLEQRVSQRTADLQAAIRERESFSYSVSHDLRAPLRHISSYSSILIEEYGPELPYEARTYLDRMRGAANQMGSLIDHLLELSRVARASLTMEPVDVSAAAAAILHMLQETEPHRMVCQEIEPGLMVRGDAHLIKQLLGNLLGNAWKYTSKTPFPRIAVGKSIASGHEALFVTDNGAGFDMDYQGKLFKPFERLHGSEFEGVGIGLATSHQIVERHGGRIWGEGTVGKGATFYFTLGE, from the coding sequence ATGGGAGTCGACGCAGATAAATACCACGCCTTGTTCGAGCAGATGGCGCAAGGGGCGTTCTTCCAGTCCGCCGATGGAACGCTGACCGACGTCAATCCTGCCGCTCTCGAGATGTTCGGCCTGACGCGAGACGAGTTCATGGGGCGCACCTCGGTGAACCCGCAATGGCGCGTGATTGGCGAAGACGGTGCCGACCTCCGCCCTGAGCAGCACCCCTCCATGGCCGCCCTCAGCAGCGGCCGTCCCGTGCTCGATTCCGTAGCCGGAGTCTTCAACCCGCGCAGAGGATGTTTCTGCTGGTTTAACCTGAACGCCATCCCGATGTTCCGCCCCGGCGAGTCCTCGCCGTACCAGGTCTTCGTGACCATGCACGACATCTCCAGCCAGAAGCGGGTCAGCGATATCCATCTCTCCCGCCTGCGCGTGGTCCAGTACGCGAACGCTCACTCACTTGACGAACTGATGGCCAACGCGCTGGACGAAGTCGAGAAGCTGACCGACAGCGCCATCGGCTTTTACCACCTCTTCGACGCATCTACCGGATCCGTCGTCTTGAAAGCGTGGTCCACCAGTACCTTGGAGAACTTCTGCCGTGTCGAAGAGCGGAACCGCCAGTACAGCGTGGACGAGGCCGGCGTCTGGGTTGACGGCCTGCGCTCCGGATCAGCCCTTATCTACAACGACTACAACAGTCTGCCGCACCGCAAGGGGGTTCCCCCGGGGCACGCGTCCATTGAGCGCATCCTGGTGGTCCCGGTGCAAAGAAACGGGGAAGTGGTCGCCATTTTGGGCGTCGGCAACAAGTCCTCCGACTATACCGAGGCCGACGTCCATACCGTCACCCTGTTCGCCGACCTTACCTGGGACGTCGCCCAGCAGAAGCAGATGCAGAGCAAGCTCCTCGCCAAGAGAGACGAACTGAAGCAGGCCAACGAGCTCCTCGAACAGCGCGTCAGTCAGCGTACCGCTGACCTGCAGGCGGCCATCCGGGAGCGTGAATCGTTCAGCTACTCCGTTTCACACGACCTGCGCGCGCCCTTGCGTCACATCAGCAGCTACAGTTCCATCCTCATCGAGGAGTATGGCCCCGAACTACCCTACGAAGCCCGCACCTACCTTGATCGCATGCGGGGGGCCGCCAACCAGATGGGATCGCTCATCGATCACCTGCTGGAACTCTCCCGGGTGGCCAGGGCAAGCCTCACCATGGAGCCTGTCGACGTCAGTGCCGCCGCGGCAGCTATTCTGCATATGCTCCAGGAAACGGAACCGCATCGGATGGTCTGCCAGGAGATCGAGCCGGGGCTCATGGTCCGCGGCGATGCCCACCTTATCAAGCAGCTGCTGGGTAACCTGCTGGGCAACGCCTGGAAGTACACCTCGAAGACCCCCTTCCCGAGGATCGCGGTGGGCAAGTCGATCGCCTCAGGCCACGAAGCCCTCTTCGTAACCGACAACGGCGCCGGCTTCGACATGGACTACCAGGGGAAGCTCTTCAAGCCCTTTGAACGGCTGCACGGTTCCGAGTTCGAAGGCGTCGGGATAGGGCTCGCCACCTCGCACCAGATCGTGGAGCGCCACGGCGGCAGGATCTGGGGCGAAGGGACGGTGGGTAAGGGTGCTACCTTCTACTTCACCCTGGGCGAGTGA
- a CDS encoding SDR family oxidoreductase: MIVITGATGQLGRLVIASLLKKVPASRIVAAVRNPDKAKDLASLGVQVRQADYNSPDSWGAALAGAEKVLLISSSEVGQRINQHRTVIDAAKKAGVKLLAYTSLLRADTTPLGLGAEHIATETLIRDSGIPFVILRNGWYTENYAASIPPAVEHGSFYGSAGEGRIASAARADYAEAAVAVLTTAGQGGRTYELAGDTSYTLAELAAEVSRQYGKPVNYVNLPEMEFKNLLVSVGLPEPLAALLADSDSGAAQGGLFDDGHQLRSLIGRPTTPLDAVIAEGKAGA; this comes from the coding sequence ATGATCGTCATCACCGGAGCCACCGGACAGTTAGGACGCCTCGTCATCGCATCGCTGCTCAAGAAGGTACCAGCCTCGCGCATCGTCGCCGCGGTCCGCAACCCCGACAAGGCCAAGGACCTTGCCTCCCTGGGCGTCCAGGTCCGCCAGGCCGACTACAACTCGCCCGATAGCTGGGGGGCTGCACTTGCCGGTGCCGAGAAGGTGCTGCTCATATCCTCCAGCGAGGTAGGCCAGCGCATCAACCAGCACCGTACCGTTATCGATGCCGCCAAAAAGGCAGGGGTAAAACTGCTCGCCTACACCAGCCTGCTGCGCGCCGACACTACACCCCTCGGCCTTGGCGCCGAGCACATTGCCACCGAGACGCTGATTCGCGACTCCGGCATTCCCTTCGTCATCCTGCGTAACGGCTGGTACACCGAGAATTATGCTGCCAGCATCCCGCCGGCGGTCGAGCACGGCTCCTTCTACGGTTCCGCAGGCGAAGGACGGATCGCGTCGGCCGCCCGCGCCGATTACGCGGAAGCAGCCGTCGCGGTGCTGACCACGGCAGGGCAGGGGGGGCGCACCTACGAACTGGCCGGCGATACCTCCTACACCCTCGCCGAGTTGGCCGCCGAGGTGTCGCGCCAGTATGGCAAGCCGGTCAACTACGTCAACCTTCCCGAAATGGAATTCAAAAACCTCCTGGTATCGGTAGGGCTTCCGGAGCCGTTGGCAGCACTCCTGGCCGATTCCGACAGCGGTGCGGCGCAAGGAGGGCTCTTCGACGACGGCCACCAGTTACGCTCATTGATCGGCAGGCCCACGACTCCGCTGGACGCTGTCATAGCAGAAGGCAAAGCAGGCGCTTGA
- a CDS encoding winged helix-turn-helix transcriptional regulator has product MSEPEVVSLSDQMRRGELFCVQCPSREILKHVTSQWGVLVLVALMEKTHRFSELRRKVGGVSEKMLAQTLQYLERDGFVDRVSFPVVPPHVEYSLTPLGRAIGEKVESLADWIESNLPSIMAVQRKADPELGE; this is encoded by the coding sequence ATGAGTGAGCCGGAAGTAGTCAGCCTGTCGGACCAGATGCGCCGCGGGGAGCTGTTCTGTGTGCAGTGCCCGTCCCGGGAGATACTGAAGCATGTGACCAGTCAGTGGGGAGTTCTCGTGCTGGTTGCACTGATGGAAAAGACGCACCGATTCAGCGAGTTGCGGCGCAAGGTAGGCGGTGTGAGTGAAAAGATGCTGGCGCAGACGCTGCAGTACCTGGAGCGGGACGGCTTTGTCGACCGTGTTTCCTTTCCGGTGGTACCGCCGCACGTGGAATATTCATTGACCCCGCTGGGAAGGGCCATTGGAGAAAAGGTCGAGTCCCTGGCAGACTGGATCGAAAGCAACCTGCCCAGCATCATGGCCGTTCAACGGAAGGCGGACCCGGAACTCGGCGAATAA